A part of Crassostrea angulata isolate pt1a10 chromosome 5, ASM2561291v2, whole genome shotgun sequence genomic DNA contains:
- the LOC128185657 gene encoding ras-related and estrogen-regulated growth inhibitor-like protein, with the protein MKTTMTSSLRVVVLGAEKTGKSAVTVRFLTKRFIGEYNSNIDLLYKSCIKQEDYLTDIEILDTCSKKSNGTSPSAETQMNWADAFVIVYSICDTCSFERAKSLLDTIGKVRSNSYIPVLLLGNKTDLEHRRTVGVEEGHQVALEYNCQYYEVSAAENYVTINIAFQALLRDAKMNQQQKSMLKRRRTSLVNVSKKLGAMFSGKKDCAEFDKRRTSMDVNSPLKLT; encoded by the exons ATGAAGACCACTATGACGTCATCACTAAGAGTAGTGGTCCTAGGGGCAGAAAAGACGGGTAAATCAG ctGTCACTGTGAGATTTTTAACCAAAAGATTTATTGGAGAATACAACTCAAATATAG ATCTTTTGTACAAGTCGTGCATAAAGCAAGAAGACTATCTGACAGACATCGAAATTCTAGACACCTGTAGCAAAAAG agTAATGGAACTTCGCCATCAGCAGAAACACAGATGAACTGGGCCGACGCGTTTGTGATAGTTTACAGTATTTGTGATACGTGTTCATTCGAAAGGGCGAAATCTCTACTGGACACTATCGGCAAAGTGCGTTCAAACTCTTACATTCCCGTCCTTCTACTGGGCAACAAAACGGACCTCGAACACAGAAGAACTGTTGGCGTCGAGGAAGGCCACCAGGTGGCGCTAGAGTATAACTGTCAGTATTACGAAGTTTCCGCCGCGGAAAATTACGTCACGATCAACATTGCATTCCAGGCTTTGCTCAGAGACGCTAAAATGAACCAGCAACAGAAATCGATGCTTAAGCGCAGGAGAACTTCTTTAGTAAATGTTTCCAAGAAACTAGGTGCCATGTTCAGTGGGAAAAAAGACTGTGCCGAGTTCGATAAACGGCGGACCTCAATGGATGTCAATTCGCCGCTCAAACTCACGTGA